The sequence TATAAAGTTAAATGTGTGGCTACTGTTCCCATTTAATGCAATAAAATAGGGAGAATATGGTCTACAATTAACGTTAAACCAGCTTTCATTTAGTCTGTGCTTGAAAGTGGCTCAAATGTGCATACGTTCAATGGCAGGGGGTGGTGGGGGTGAGGGATAATGGAATGAGAACTAATCCAACTACTTGATTCTTAGGTATGATACTTGATTGCTATTCTTCAGGccttgtatttgtttatataaacgTCAGCTATTAAAATTTCCGTCTAAAATGTTTTAACAGCCGtggataaaattttaaaattacatttgattttatatcaattatgtaATGTGCTGACACACTGTACAACAATTTTCGATGACAACTGATAAGCTATGGTGATAAAAACGGAAATGAATATCCTAAGATGAATATTTCAGTTCCCTTTGGACACAAGTGAGGTCAGCAGCAAGATAGAAACAGGCAGGAACAGATATCTCCCCCTTGACTACACACAACCATGACACAGAGAACAGCAAGATTAAAAAAGGCACACTGGCCACGCTGACTGATGATCACCAATCAAGatatgtacaaaaatatatatttgacagCAAGGACTCTGACTGAATATCACCGACATCGCACAGAAGGATAAGAGTACTTTAAGAGGTCGATACATACTCACCTCGTGTGTGCGAGCATCACAGTTTTCAGCTTTTACAAAagagttataataataataataaaaaaaattcagcttcTTGTTATAATACCATAGTCCAAAGAACAGCATTGAATGCAGACTAGCCAAGCTTCACCAGGAACTAGGCAGCTCCGAAAAGAGCCATTATGTCTTTAATGGATAAGGCACTTTAAAGATGGCATGATACCTCACGTCAATAACACAGCTCAGGCACTGCAGGCCTGGACTGTACCAATTCAGAGAGATGTGTCCATTCAGAAGAGCAAAACGTCTTTCTTCTATAGTGCGTTGTCTTCTTTTCTGGCTGGCAGGGAGAAGGCATTTTGCTCTTGCTGcacatgttcagtgtgttcaggcAGTGTTGTGGAATCTAATGGTGAGGACAAATCTGTGTCTAATGGCAGTTGTGTGGGTtctgaatgtgtgaatgaagaCAAGTTCGCTTGACTTTGCTCTGGGGGTTTGGGCTCAGGCTGTGTGTTAATGGTACGTGAAGGCAGCTCGGAGCTGTGGTAGTAGGGCAGAAATGGGCGCTCCTGGGCACACAACCTCATGGCCACGTGTGTGTGGAGCAGAAGGTGGGGAAAGCGGGATGTGAAGTAGGTGATAAAGTCATCTGGAATGGAGCCCAGTGTTTCCCGAACTTCCTCAGGTAACTCACGGTAATGGTGCTTCTGTGGAAAAATAGCGTTCCCTGACAGCGTGAGCAAATTTTGCCTAAGATGAATGTGTTCACATAAGTAATGACAAAATATATAGTTCGAAATACTGAAATGTTATGTGAACAAAACCATACTAATTATTCTTGACTCTGTAAATGTTAGCCATAgaagaattttttaaaatatgaatatttatattcaataaataaagaaaaaccaTTATCTTACACACATGATCAATCTAAACACATCACCAAAAAGCATGAAACGGCAGACTTGCCTTGTTTCTCATGGCACGCAGAAGATCTCGAACGGAGCCGCCTTTGTAGGAGCGAAATTTGCGGAGATCTTTTAACGAAAAAGAAGGTTATGTTAagtttatgcagaaatattttCACAGAAACATTCTGCAAATCCCAGCAGAGACAGGTCTATTAAAGACTCATTGTGGACAAACACATGTACAATTAACACAAGCCCTGCTGTATAATAACCTTACCAAGATTACAGCAGTGCACAGGGTTAAGGAATATAAAGCACCACATAAAACCACACCTGTTTGTAAAGGCACTGTTATATGTTCCCTCCAGTCTCCTTTTACCACGGCCCGTCCCCCTCGTTCCAGCTGTTTCACAATTGGTCCATCCGGTGGCTCCTTCTCTATCCGGTCACTCACGTCCTAGGagaaaaaaacacctcatgTCATGGATTGGTTTTACTTTCTATTAAGCCCTGTAAAATATCAGTACCTATGTTATCACATCTTCTGTGTAAATGTGATTCTTGCATAACAATCAATAATCTTACAAATGCTGTATCAATCTTGCTAAATATGGTCTTTTACACTGTAAAGTCTCTCGATCATTTAAAAGTTGTCCTTTCCCCTTTTACCAAACAGGCAGCCTGATTTACTTATATATTCCTAGAGAAATGAGCATGTGGAatgaatttattaaacaaaacaaaaaaaagatttagtaACATAAATTACAAGAACTCATTTACCCTCCTGTTGCTCCACTgacaatatttttattatttaccacATTCCATATTACTATACAGGGGTTTAGATAACGTGCATATTTGCATATATACTCTTCCAgacttacaaataaaaacagaaaagcatAAAGCCTTATGCAGAATGTAAGATACGTAGTGATTTCTACAACAGAAAGAATACCATAAGTTTGTTTTCATATCAATTTGTAGAGGAAGCTTCTGAAACTGATTTATGCACGAATTTGCGCTCCCGCATCGACAGACCAAGTGcataatttattcataaattccGGAACAACCCAAATCGTGGAAAAGTTTTACGACGAGGAAAATCACACCTGCAGTTACGGCGATGCTAATTGGCTCCCAATCGAATGGCCGCTTGCAAGTGAATGATAGCAGGCAAGTGTACATGACACTAACTCCAATATGTTCATTGCGAGTCAGTTGACACGCTTCAATGCCATTCTGGTTGGGACACTGTGATTTTCCACAGAAAATATGAAGTAAAAAAGTATGAGAAGATGCTCTACTAGCTAAGGAAAGGACATGCAGGCAAGTGAAGTGCAAGCTTGAGCTAAGGAGTGCAAGGCAGGATTACACAACCCTCCAGCAAGATTAGTTTTCAGTGAACACTAGACACTGAAGTctataaaacatactgtatgttttatgcCCTTAGTCCTTTTGCCTTACTAAATACAATTTTGATACTAACTCGCACAATACTGGTACTCAGGTACTCCACCTATTAGGGAGTAAGTACCCTTCATCTCATGAAGAAGATACTATACAAAATACTAAACAATACTGAGAGCAAAAgattactctacactactcaaCTCAACTCCAAGCAATGATCTAAACCCCTGCAATAGAGAATAGCGTGTAGTACCTGGAAGAACTGCAGCTGCTTTTCAAGGCTCCAGAAAAAGGGATGTTTGAGCACTCGTTCTGCTGACGGCCTCTTCTCCGGCTCCACACTCAGCATCTGCTCGATCAGGTTCATGGCCACAATgtcttctgcaaaaaaaaacaaaaaacttgtCCCTTAATGCAATCTGCTTTGTTAAGAGTACACGTAGTAGTAGGAGGAGGAACACAGAATATATCCTGATCTAGCACAATGGCTTCTTGTTCATTTTGATGTACAAAGGTAATGGATATGCACAGAGAATGATAGCCATACCATGCCTGTCTGGCTGCAAGTGGTCCAGGGAATAGACTCCCAGGAGAATGTTAGCTTGCCTCTGCAGGGACTTTCCAAACGGATGACAGCCTTGAGACACCACGTAGTAAAACACACAGCCGGCAGAAAAGATGTCCACTTTGCATGTCTGAAATGAAGAAAAGCCACGGTGGTCTTTACATCACATGATTTATATACCCCAGATTTCTTGAAcgcttaaatctgattggtcaaaacaTGTTGTCCATAGGCCATAGGCTCTGGTTACAAAGtaatatattaatgtgcttATTCTCTTATGATATTAATCCCTTAGTAGGAATGTACTAAGGGACCTACAGCATAAACAGACTAAGGCAATGTATTAATATGATAACATTTTCTGTAAGAAGTTTCGTTTCCTGCCAGCTATGGTTTCCTGTTAACCTGAAAATGATGTCTTTTCCTCTGTCATGATTTTACTAAGAGAAGCTgctcagaaaacaaaacaaaacaaatcaaaacaaacaaacaaaaaaaacggtataataatagataaaattTGTCAATAGTATAGAATTTATGCTGACATCACACCAAAGAACTTTGTacatggaataaaaaaataaataataaataaatgataaattccACAAAGATGTGGCAAAACCCCCAAATCTGCACTTTGTGAACTATATACgatgctttaaataaaatcatgtcaTGTAGCTGCAAATTAACGTGTACGTAAAATAATGATTGAGAACCAGAAGAAACACAAATCTGTGTCTTTTCTGGTTCATATTGTAAATAAAGCTGGCCCAGCATTGTTTAAAAGTTAAGTGAGCTATCTAAAATGATTAGTCTGGGCAGGATTTAAATACTGACACCGATGAGTTTGCTAGCACTCACTGGGTTGTGCTTGGCATCTTCACTAAGCACTTCAGGTGCGATCCACCCCTCGGTGCCAGGTACACCAGACCTCCTGCTGAAACTGTGTCTGCCTGCAGCCAGCTTCTTACACAGGCCAAAGTCTGAGATCATGGCCCGGACTCGCCCGTGAGCATTCGGCATAGATACCAGGATGTTGTGTGGCTTCAGATCTCTGTGAACTACAGACAAAACAAGCAATGAATCTCAAACCTAGACACACCTGCAAAAACAAGAAATTCAGCTCACACTTAAGGCACTTACTCGATCTGAAAGTAAATTGTGTTCAAAccttataacaaaaaaaaacaaaaactgtatataacatcAAATAAATGACACAGCAAAGACAGAATCGTTCACCCCCTCCCTTTATGTTCACAAGTTCAACTGGGTTAcaagttgaactttattctattAAATTAAAGTTGATAGGTTAAAATGATACGACACGCATGTGTTATTTCTATGTTTAGAACAAAATTCTATAGCACACGCGAGCAACTGGACACAGTGAACTGATGCatacagtgaggaaaaactgcAACTATTACACAAagggttttatttataaatacctATGTTGAGCGAATGCAGATGTGCCAAGCCAGACATGGTTTGCTGCAGCAAGGTCACTGGTTCCAGCCCATGGCGATTAAAATCCTTCTGCTCTACATACTGCCAAGAAAAACAGAGCGTTTTTATATAATGCAAACACCTGACAAATGGCTTTTGAACCAAACCACATACTACCGGTATACTAACTAGAGTGTTGATCTTAACACATCTGATCACGTAGTTTAAGGTAAAATACATCTTCATATTACATTACTGGGGCAAGGGGAGATCTCTTCTAGTCTAATTTGCATAGATAgcgcttgaacaaccacatgcatttacacctgtccagtttgaTCTcaaatgcatcccagaccacctcctgaagtggtttgaacgatcggatttatatccgtctcgaaaacgtttcggagggcatttataCCTGGTATTTTTTACAATCGAATAGCTATCAGATCCCAGAAagcgcatgaagtgaccaggtgtaaaaagcccccaAGAGACAGGCTACTCCATCTCCACtcaatcaaataaaatagattttgtCCAGAAGCTTGGTGCCACCCTTATCATTCCTTATGATTTCAGTCAGATATTTGTGTGTCCTTTAAATAGAGTAATGCACTGTGTGTTCCACCTCTTGTAAAGTAGCGCTACACAGCTCGATAGCGATGTACTGGAACTGGCGGTCACGCTCGGTGCAGAAATAGCGGATGACGTTGGGATGCTCGTCTGACTCGCGCAGCAGCTGTACCTCCCGGTCGGCAAAACTAAAACATTCTGGGAGAATTCTCTTCACTGCTACCTGCCGGTTATCAAAATTTCCcctgaaggaaagaaaaaaagcagacGTGATTTAAGCATCAAACCCCGGACTACAGTGGGAACACTTCTGAAACATGAGAATCGGAAATAATTACCTGTACACAATGGTGCCCTCAGCACCATGGCCCAGAACATTCCTGGGATTAAAGGTGATGTTTCCAATGTGAACAATGTTGGACTCGTCCTCTGAAGAAAGGAAAGATGATTAAAGTATACAGACACATCAGTGCTCTTTTAAATTGATGAAAGTCTTAGATTTTTGTGAGTTAAAGGATTTTTTGGCATCTTTTATCTTTGCTCACCTCCATCGTCATGCTCAGCTGCAGAACCTCCTGGTTCAGAGTGAGACAGGTTGGAATGATTGGAAGCACGTGGTGTGGCATTAGCACTGCTTTGGCCCGAGCTCTCAGCACGACCACGTTCCACCTCCAGGAAGTCACCGTCAGGCAGCAGGTCGCTGGGTGGCTGGAAGAGCAGCTGCTGTCTCTGTAGGAGCTCCAACTTCTGCTCCATTTGCTTCTGGAACTGTTGATGCTGCAGCTGCTGTTGCTTATGCATGCTCTGTGTGCAGAGAGGACATGTgacaatttcattttattaacattttaaccaCTATATTCGACCATGTATTAATAAGTGGAGATGCCACAATGGCATGTAAATGTTCTTGCAAAATGATTTCATATACCCAGGCAAGGCAACGTTGGAATGTaacctaaataaaaatgttttctttaagtagaaatgtcaaaTTATATTATAGCTCAATTCTGatcaacacattttttaaaatcatttttggTCGTTTCCCAGAACAGTAAAAAGCTCATGTTTGTAGGTTCCACTGCACAAATAGCTACATACATCCCTCTAACTAGATCTGGCAGATAGTCTTTAGCATACAGGGAGATGTTCCCTACACACCATTCTTGTGTTCTGATACAATCCACATGACACAACTACACTAATGAATAAACAGATGTTAGATTAGGAATGTTTTCTGGTTGGATTACACGAGTCTGCAAGATTATGTgagtgtcacatcacacactataaCTTGGGGTACATTCAAAAACATTCTTACTAAAAACTGCCCAGATTTTACtgcctttttcatttttttattaccttGGGGTAAGTGATGATAAAGGCAACCCAGCCAGCCAGGAGGAAAGTGCTGAAGATAATGGTGGCCATGTCTTTGAGCATGGAGTCCACAGGTGCTTCAGAGCGGGGTGAGCGTGACTGTTTCTCCTGAAGAGAATGGATAGGAGGGGGCAATGGGCTGCTATCCTCCATCCCACTTTCATTCACCTTCTGTTTCCGAGAAACCATGAATCAGTGAGTGTACAAAGAAATGCCTGGCAACTTTACTGGAAACTATTTTTATGCACATCACTGTGCGACGTATACAATGATTTTGTTTTCACACTTGTAGTGCTGGcaagtttgtttagtttttttttttttaaagactcaTTATGTGAGCAACCCCCTCATTTCCTCACCTCCTCAATAGTTTGCTCTGTAGCAGGAGGGATAACATTGTTGTGCTGACGAGGAAAACTGTCCGGAAATTTTTCCAGAAGCTTCTTATGTGCCTCAGGTGGAGTCTCATGATGACCTACAAAAAGAAGGCAGAATATGTTGGGccatataataaaaaacaaccaaaGCCAAACCAGGAATTAAAATTCATTACAAATTGAAGTAAAACGTACAGTGCTAACATTTACAGTACTGTTCACATGCATCAATCTTTAGAGACACATATTGTCCACCAGAGGGCAGAATGGCCACACTGT is a genomic window of Tachysurus fulvidraco isolate hzauxx_2018 chromosome 15, HZAU_PFXX_2.0, whole genome shotgun sequence containing:
- the LOC113639477 gene encoding serine/threonine-protein kinase/endoribonuclease IRE1; translated protein: MGWGVCSRALVWCIYTALFTTLLLEGHCSRSSVSLPESLLFVSTLDGNLHAVSKRSGFIKWTLKEDPVLQVPTHVAEPAFLPDPNDGSLYSLGGKNNEGLTKLPFTIPELVQASPCRSSDGILYMGKKQDVWYVVDLLTGEKQQTLTSSFAETLCASSSLLYLGRTEYTITMYDTKSRELRWNATYSDYASTLPDDDTIYKMAHFVSNGDGLVVTVDSETGAVQWVQNYDSPVVAVYMWQREGLRKVPHTNVAVETLRYLTFTSGQVGRITQWKYPFPQERKLEDKLMSTLYVGRYSTSLYASPSLVHDGVTVVPRGSTFPMLEGPSSQEGNMEEDQGCVITPSTSVKFNAALKERNRVNYMRNYLLLIGHHETPPEAHKKLLEKFPDSFPRQHNNVIPPATEQTIEEKVNESGMEDSSPLPPPIHSLQEKQSRSPRSEAPVDSMLKDMATIIFSTFLLAGWVAFIITYPKSMHKQQQLQHQQFQKQMEQKLELLQRQQLLFQPPSDLLPDGDFLEVERGRAESSGQSSANATPRASNHSNLSHSEPGGSAAEHDDGEDESNIVHIGNITFNPRNVLGHGAEGTIVYRGNFDNRQVAVKRILPECFSFADREVQLLRESDEHPNVIRYFCTERDRQFQYIAIELCSATLQEYVEQKDFNRHGLEPVTLLQQTMSGLAHLHSLNIVHRDLKPHNILVSMPNAHGRVRAMISDFGLCKKLAAGRHSFSRRSGVPGTEGWIAPEVLSEDAKHNPTCKVDIFSAGCVFYYVVSQGCHPFGKSLQRQANILLGVYSLDHLQPDRHEDIVAMNLIEQMLSVEPEKRPSAERVLKHPFFWSLEKQLQFFQDVSDRIEKEPPDGPIVKQLERGGRAVVKGDWREHITVPLQTDLRKFRSYKGGSVRDLLRAMRNKKHHYRELPEEVRETLGSIPDDFITYFTSRFPHLLLHTHVAMRLCAQERPFLPYYHSSELPSRTINTQPEPKPPEQSQANLSSFTHSEPTQLPLDTDLSSPLDSTTLPEHTEHVQQEQNAFSLPARKEDNAL